A window of Streptomyces gilvosporeus contains these coding sequences:
- a CDS encoding helix-turn-helix domain-containing protein, with the protein MKDTAIGSAVRSAQDIRETARRLASVREAALAGELPPDAPPGAPRPVIGESWLRALGSGVDPERDRDQHLLSVAELEHRRQHSQLATVLPVLGDGLLAAADAAQQIMVVTDAEGRVLWREGSAPVRRMADRLGFDKGADWREGVVGTNAIGTALVARRPVLVHSAEHFVRSHHQWTCAAAPLHDPRDGRLLGTVDLSGPAHSFHPMTLSLVSAVAKLAESELRIRHHASLERLRSSAAPVLARIGGRALAVDAHGWPAGVTGMTPPDRVALPKAPQAGPLWLPRYGMCALEPLPGGWLIRVGREEPAAGPSRVLLDVSGRDGATVTVTGPAGGWSHELSPRHAELLFVLAARHPEGRSAAELAQDLFGDRGRTVTVRAELSRLRRHLAGVLAHRPYRFADGVEVELRLPSGPGQLLPQSSAPAVAAARGAGTSWRK; encoded by the coding sequence TTGAAGGACACAGCGATCGGCAGCGCCGTCCGGTCGGCACAGGACATCCGCGAGACCGCCCGCCGCCTCGCCTCGGTCCGCGAGGCCGCGCTGGCGGGGGAGTTGCCGCCCGATGCGCCGCCGGGCGCGCCCCGTCCCGTCATCGGCGAGTCCTGGTTACGGGCCCTCGGCTCGGGCGTCGATCCGGAGCGGGACCGCGACCAACATCTGCTGTCCGTGGCCGAGTTGGAGCACCGTCGGCAGCATTCGCAGCTGGCGACGGTGCTGCCGGTCCTGGGCGACGGGCTGCTGGCGGCCGCCGACGCCGCGCAGCAGATCATGGTCGTCACCGATGCCGAGGGCCGGGTGCTGTGGCGGGAGGGCAGTGCGCCGGTCCGGCGGATGGCCGACCGCCTCGGCTTCGACAAGGGCGCCGACTGGCGCGAAGGCGTGGTCGGCACCAATGCGATCGGCACCGCGCTGGTGGCCCGGCGGCCGGTGCTGGTGCATTCCGCCGAGCACTTCGTCCGCTCCCACCACCAGTGGACCTGTGCCGCGGCGCCGCTGCACGATCCGCGCGACGGCCGGCTGCTGGGCACCGTCGACCTCAGCGGCCCGGCGCACTCCTTCCATCCCATGACGCTGTCGCTGGTCTCCGCGGTCGCCAAGCTCGCGGAGAGCGAGCTGCGCATCCGGCATCACGCGTCCCTGGAACGGCTGCGTTCCAGCGCCGCTCCGGTGCTGGCGCGGATCGGCGGCCGGGCGCTGGCGGTCGATGCGCACGGCTGGCCCGCCGGGGTCACCGGGATGACCCCGCCGGACCGGGTGGCGCTGCCCAAGGCGCCGCAGGCCGGGCCGCTGTGGCTGCCGCGGTACGGGATGTGCGCGCTGGAGCCGCTGCCCGGTGGCTGGCTGATCCGGGTGGGCCGCGAGGAGCCGGCCGCCGGGCCCAGCCGGGTGCTGCTGGACGTCAGCGGGCGCGACGGGGCGACGGTCACCGTCACCGGTCCGGCCGGCGGCTGGAGCCATGAACTCTCCCCGCGCCACGCCGAGCTGCTGTTCGTCCTGGCCGCCCGCCATCCGGAGGGCCGCAGCGCCGCCGAACTGGCCCAGGACCTGTTCGGCGACCGCGGCCGTACGGTCACGGTGCGCGCCGAGCTCTCCCGGTTGCGCCGCCATCTGGCGGGCGTCCTAGCGCACCGGCCGTACCGCTTCGCGGACGGGGTGGAGGTGGAACTGCGGCTGCCGTCCGGGCCCGGGCAGTTGCTGCCGCAGTCCTCGGCACCGGCGGTGGCGGCGGCCAGGGGGGCGGGGACATCGTGGAGGAAATAG